The region AGAAGAACTTACGAATAAATCCTTTGTTTCAATAACTATATTTTCTTGGGCAACAATATTTGAGCCACTTATATTTATATTTGTATTTGTATATCTTCTTTGTTTATCACCCAATTTCTTGGCTTACGAGATTTATTATCATCTTGATAAACCCATATCCAATGTGCCTATTTTGTCGTTGTAAAGGAAATTTTTAGCTTAGCATTCCAGAGTTACATAACAGCATCTATCTCACTATTCAATAAATATTCATAAAGGTACTGTTCTTCATAAAATTTTATATGTAATTCCCAATTACTTTTATCTGGAGTGTCATTTGTTCTTTCAGGAAATATCCAATATTCAAATATCTTTTTTTCTTTATCAAAGAGCACTGCTCTTTCCCAGTAGGTTTCATTTTCTTCTTTTAAAATAGGAATAAGTTCTCCATATATATTTATTCCACTTCCACAATCTTCTTTCTTATTTATAAAAACAAGCATCTCTCCATATCTAGTAATATATTTTCTTTTTTTTATTTCTGATAACTCTTTTGTGGCTAAAAGTAGCCTTTCTTTAAATTCTTTAAAATTTTTCATTGGTGGTTTTACCATGAATTTCATTGATTCATATATCTCTGCTGAAGACCTCTTACTGGGATAATCATGTTTTAGATTTCTAGGTAGTAGTTCTGGGTGTTTTCTGTATTTTTTTAGGAAGAGCCATAGTATACTATACCCTCTACCTTTTGTAGATACATGAGTTAATTTCCCATTCTCATTTACATAAAGTTCATCTTCTTTTTCATTAACTAATTCAATAGTATCGTAAGATTTCCAATCACATTCTAAACTTTTGACTAATATGCCTTTCGAATCACCTAAATTATATTTTTCTACAATGCCCATTATTTATATTCTCCTATTAACTTTAATTTAGGGGTTTCAGTAAGTGATACTTTCGCCAACTCAGAAATACTCTTATCAAACTTATTCTGAACTCCACCACCAACTTGATCAAACCAAGGACTAACTAAACTCTGTTTTGTGGGTATATCTTCTAAGACTTCTATTTTATAAGCTACATAATCCTCTTTTTTACCTGGAAGAGATAAACTCTCCCAGCTTTCGCCTGGTTTTGTTGTATATGTACCATTTTTATCATTAGCTAAGTTATACTCACCATCATAGTGTTTTAAAGAATCTTTATTAACATACCGTACAAGTATATCTCCTTTTTGTAAAGTATTATCTTTAATAGTTCCAGGAATTGCATCGAAATCTTTTTTATTATTTGGATATATCCATTTTCCATTTCCATCTTTAAAGTTTGTTTTTTTTGCTTCTATATGTACTTTAGAAATTTCGAATTTTTTAGCTATTAGAACAGATTTTCCAACAACAACCTTCCCACCCACAACAGCTAACTTACCAATACCAGCACCTGCAATTGTAGTTGCCAAATCTGCTATTAAACTTGCTTCTGCTTGGGCTTGAGATTCTATTGCTTTGGAATTATTTGTGAGTAATCCTTTTCCTATATCTTTTGCATTGTCTCCTAGTTGTTTTATATACTGTACTATAGCTTCTTGTAAGAAACTTGGAAGTTTTTTAATCTCTTCTGGGTGATCATATAAAAAGGCTATTGTTTTGGGTAGATTTTTAGCCATCTCTATAACTTCTTTACCTTGGTTAAAAAGTTTTTTTCCTGTTAATTCTACAATTCGTATATCTTGTCTAGCTTCTTGATTAAGTAGTTCACTTACAGATACTTTTCCTCCAAGCGCAAGCCACCTTATATAAGCTGCTCCTGGGATTACACTGTCATCCATTTTTCCATTACTTACATCGGCTTTTGCTTTATCATTGAAGTAATCTTTTGTATTATCTACTAAGGTATCAACTGCTTGGGTTGTTCTTATAATTGGTTTTGAGGAGGGATTAGTATTTAAATTTACATTGTTGTATGTTTCTGAGCTAAACTCCATACCTTCAGAAGAATACTTTCCAAAAGTATCTCCATATTCTTCTGCTAAATCTCCTGTTCTTTCTCTTGTTTGTCCTTGATTTATTCTTACATGAGCTATTTCATGCCCCATAACATTTGCAGTGTCTAGGGCTCCTTTATTTTTAACATCGTCTATGAATATTTTTGAGCTACTATTATCTTGAGTTGCATACACTGCGCCATACTTATCAGATATTATTGCACTTTTTGCATTTTCTATACTAATTTCATAATGTTTTGCATAAATTTGAGCATATTCATTTATTGCAGAATCTCTTTCTTTTTGAGTATATTTATCTCTATTTTTATCATCAAGAATGGCAATAAGTTTCCCATTATCTTTTAATGAAAGTTCTTTTTGTACATCAAGATCTTTTTGCACATCAAGTATATGATCAAAGGTATCTCCTAATATAATAGAGTCTTTTGTGGCTACATCACCTATAGCTTGAAGCAATCGACTACTTCTTTCAAAATCTTCTTGTATACTAGCACGTCCCTCTTCACTTAATATTCTAGTATCCAAAGTAGCATCAACTTTAACACCAGTTGAGCTTTTATATAAATCTTTTACCAACTTCGACGTATCTGTATTTAAAGCACTTAAATCATCTGAGTTTTCTTTATCAGAGATTTGAATATTTCCCTTTCCTAAGGTTGCTAGAGATTTTGTTTTTGAAAAGCCTAATTCATTGTTTAGTTTTAAAGAGACAGTTGAATCTCCTGCTCCTACAGTCACACCTTGGCCTGAATTAAAAGTAGTATTGGATGAGTTTTCATAACTTAGTGTTTTTGTATTTAGATTAAGGTTTTCATTGTCTGCAAAGGTATTGTTTTTATCAAACAAACCTGCTGCTATTAGGGAGCCTTTGATATGAGTATTGTTTCCTACATTTATATCTACAGTATTTCCTGTCAGCGTTGATAATACGGTTTGTTTTGTTTTTGTTCTTCCTTGATTTACACCATAAGAAGCATTTCCTCCTGAGACTTCACCATTTCCTGTTCTTGCACCTACTTGTTGATTAGCTGTTGTTCTTGAAGCCACAGTAGAATTTCCGCTTGCATCTTGTCCTGCATCACTACTACTAGCTCCTAAAGACATACTCGCACTAACATTAAAACCTTTTGAGTTTGAGCTGCTTTGGTTTCTTTGTGATTTTAAAACTAAGTCATTTCCTACATTTACTACTAAAGCTTCATTAGCATCTATATTTGCGCCTTCAAAGATGGCATCATTTTTTGCTTCAATAGTAATATTCTTTGCTTTTAGTTGTGAGTTATTATGTTTTAAACTATCACTCTCATTGTTTTGTTTTCCAAATCCTAAGCTTATTGTAGGTCCAGAAGATGCTCCATACATAGTCATAGAAACAGAACCTGAAATATCTTTTGTTTCTTTTTTATTTTGAGTAGTATCCGTAGAAGAACTTACGAATAAATCCTTTGTTTCAATAACTATATTTTCTTGGGCAACAATATTTGAGCCACTTATATTTACATTTGTATTACTGTCTTTATCTGTAATGAGAACAATATTTTTAGCTTTTAATTGGGAAGCTATGCTTTTTATATTTTCATCTTCTGATTTTGTTTTTGAACCTTCTAAATCAAAAGATAAACCAGCTGAAAAACCATAAGTTCCTGAACTTTGAGCAGCTGTTGCCATTTGTTTAGCAACGCCTAAGGCTTTTGTTGTTACATCTACAGCAGCCGCAGCTATTGCCATGGTATAGAATTTTTTGTCATCGTTTAAATCATCTAATAAATCAATTAAGTCTGAAATATCGTCTTTATCAATTCCTACTGCTTTATTTTTATATTCTTGTTTTAAATTACTAAGAATATTGTTTAGTTTTTTTACTTCTTTTTTATAGTTTGAATAATCTTTTTTTACTTTTGAGAGTTGTTTTTTTGATTCAATTAATGCTTTTGCAGCTGTTGCTATTTCTGCATATTCATTTTGAATGGTTAGGTTTATTTCAGCTTTTGCATGGGTTTCTTTTTTGCTTATTTTCTTTGTATCAACATCTTCAATGATATTGATATTTCCAACTTCTGATTTAATAGCTATAGTTTCACCTGCACTTAAATTACTGGCAACTATATTTACATCATCCGTAGCATCTAATACAATATTCGCATCTTTTGAAGTGATATTTGATTTTATATTTGTGCTTTGACTTGTAACTTCTGCTTCTTTATCATAAGTAGCAGAAGCAAGATTGATTTTAATTTTTGTATTTTCAGTATCTCCTGCTTGTTCAAAAAGGCTACTTACCATATCCATGATATTAGATATTTTAATTTCGATTTTCTTTTGTAACGTTGAAACATCCAGTTTTTCTTTTCCACTTAAAATTTCAATTTTTCCCGTATCTGCTAAAATTTTTACATCATCATTAGCACTTAAATTGGAAGCTACGATTTTTGTACTACCTGAATCTATACTAATATTTGAACCAGCAGTAAGTGAAGAAGATTTAATTTTTGCATCGTATTTTTCATTCTTGTCTATTTCTTGAGAATAAATAGGTCCCATATCAACACCTGGAATGATGTTTAATAAACCTAAGATATTAAAACTGCTTTTTTCTCTTATTTTTTTATTGGCTTCTAATTCTTCTCCCGCTAATACATTTACTTCATTTAAAGCAGTGATTTTGAGGTCTTGTGCTGCATCAAGATTTGAAGCTAGAATATTTATATCATTTCCTGATGTTAATTCTATATTTTTTGCTTGCGCTTTTAAATTAGCTTCATTTAATTTAAGAGCATCGTGTTTATCTAAAGCATAGCTCTTTTTAAGTCCACCCCATGAAGATTTACTTACCTCATGCAGACTTCCTTCTTTATACTCTTTTGCAGAAATTATGATGTCTTTTTTAGCATCGATTTTTATAGTTTCTTGTGCTTTTAAATTAGCAGCTTCCAAAACAATATTTTGATCACTGCTCATAATAATATTTGTAGCATCAAGTTTACTTGATACTACAGTTTCTTTATAGTTCATATCTCTTGTAGTTTTTGACCCCATAAAACCACTTGATGTTTTTATCTTTGTGTCGGTGTATTCTAAATCATTCGCCGCTAAAATATTTATATCTTTTACACCTTCAAGTGAAATAGTTTCTTTAGCACTTAGTTTTGAGGATTTTATTACTAAGTTATTGGCGTCTAAATTAATATTTTTAGCTTCTATGCTTGAAGCTAAATTCTTAATGCTTTTACCCTTACTATAACCATTTGAGAATTTGAAAGAATAATCTTCTACTGATTCCAAAGATGAAATATTAATATTTCCATCTTTGGAACCTAAATCTATATTTTCATCTGCTGTAAGCTTTGAAGAAACAATATTAATATCATTATTCGCTTTTAATTCAATATTTCCTTTGGCTTGAATAAAAGACTCTTGTCCTTTTAAGCTTAGATTTTCTTCTCCTTGTGCATACTTATTTGTTACCTTACTAGAAGCTCTTAGAATATTAATCATTTTAGCTTCTAAAGTGATATTTTCCTCACTTATGATTTTTCCACTTATATTGTTTATTGCATTACTGGCTTTTAAGTTAATGTCTTTATTTGCTTTTATTATCCCTGCTTGATTTGTAATATCTCTTGCATTTATGTTTATTTCTTCACTTGCTGATATTTTTGAATCATTGATAAGTGTTTCTTCTATATTTAATGCTATGTTTGTAGCTTCTAATTTAACACCGTCTGCTGTTTTTACATTTGTTGCTAAATACACTTGTGGAACTAAAACAAGCTCACCAGCTACCATTTTTTCTTCTAACCAAACAATATTGTTATCTAACAAAGCAACTTGCTCTTTTGATAAGGAAACACCAAAAGATAAATTCAAATTCTTTTCTTCTAAAATTGCATTATCCATCAAGGCTTGAAACTGTGAGATATCAGAAGAAAAACCACTCAAGAATCTACTTCCCGTTGCTTTAATGATAGAATCTCTTACAAAATTCGTTTCATACATTGCATCACCCAGTCTTTTTATTATTTTTTCTGGGTCTAAATTCAATTTCGAAAGCATATAGTTTGAGCTTAAAAATATTTTATAGTTTGTAAAAAGAGGATTGGATTCTATTAAGAACTTATGTCCAGGTTTAGTAATTTTTACAAAAATTCCAAACTTAGAACTTGGTACAAAGATTTCATTAATAGCAGCACTTGGATCACTTTTAATTGCATCATCTACTGTTTTTGTTGATGTCGAAGAATTCGTTTGATACAAACCTTCGTCTTTTGAAATTATTTTGTATTTGATATCACTTTGTAAACTAAGAGCTAAATTTACCTCATCTCTCAGTGTATTTTCCCTACTTTCAAGTGAGCTTACTATATTTGTAATATTTCCCTTGTTTCCAAGACTTGTTAAACTCTCTTCATTAGAAGTATAAATAGTTTTAATACTGTCTTCAATATCAATGAGACTTTGTTTGTTGTTTGCTACATCTTCTACTGTTAAAATCAAATCATTAAGATTTTCGAAGTCACTTAAGTTTTTTTTATTTAAAACAATGTTCTCTTTTAGACTTTCTATTGTGTTTTCAATACTGTTTATATCTTCCAAAGAAACATTTGATGTATTATTGTTTTTAATATCTTCTAAGCTTGTACCTAAAGAAACAATTGTTGTTTCATCATTTTGTATTATGGCACCAAGATTATCTTTATATGAGTTTAAATCACTCTTAAACACATCTAAGTCTTCTTGTGTTTCAACATTTGAAGCAAGTGTTTCCAAATCTTCTTGAGAGTTAATCAAAGAGATTGCTTCCCTAATACTTGTATCTAAAACTTTATTCAAATCTTGCAAAGAAGTGCTTCTATTTGAAAGTAAATCAATAACTGCTTGTTTTGTACTTATTTCGCTATTACTTAAAGAACCAGCTAATTGATCACTGACATTCTTTAAATTAATAACATTTCCAGAAATACTATTTTTTGCTTGTATTCCAAAGTTTACAATAGGTGTTTTTGTAGTAGTCGTTGATGTAGTAGTACCTCTATAGGCAGCTCGATTTTTATGTTTAAAACAAGACCCTGAAGGTCCACCCCAAGAACAATATCTTTCAGATCTGTATTTTTTTGTTACTGTTGTAATAGTTGAAACGATTACTTTTCCTACATTATTCACAGTATTTGCATTTAAAGTAATATCTTTATTTGATGCTATTAAAGAATAGAGGTTATTTAATGTTTCAACATCTATGTTTATATTTCCATCGCTTAAAATAAGAGAGGGGTCAAGAGTGTTTATATTAAGTACTTGAGATTTTGTTGTTTTAGTGATTAAATCATAGTTGTTTCCACTTCCTGATTTTCTACTGGTACTGGTATTTGTATTCGTAACTTCAACAGCGTTTGCAGTATTATTTAATACTTTTGCAAAAATATTGATATCTCCTTCTGCTTGAATGATGCCTGTGTTATTAATCGTATTTTTCTTATCACGTGCTTCATTAGATGCTAGTGTTATAGTACCATCAGCATAAATCATATTTTCATTGTTAAGACTATTTTCAATTAATAAATCAATATCTTTATTACTTCTAATAGTTTCGTAATTATTTAATTCTTTTGCTTTTACAAGTAAATTGTTTCTTGAATATAAGGCACCCTTATTGTCTATAACCTTTGTAGCTGTAATATTTAAATCATTTGCAGTTATAAAACCATTATTGGTTAAAGTGTCAACATTTATTTCTGCTTTTGTTGAGTTATCAACATTCCCTAAATTTTTGTCATATCCAGAATAAATATATCCCTCATTTTCTAGTATTTTTGCATCAATATTTAGGTTTTTTTCACTATGAATAGTATTGTTATTGATAAGTTTTTCTAATTTTTCATTTTTGTCGTTTTTTGCTATTACTAAATTTGAAGCGGAAGAAATTATTTTGTCATTTACAAGTAAGTCCTTAATATAAAGTTCAGCTTCTCCTTTACTCTCGATGGTTTCGCTGTTTCTTAAAGTAGTGGCTTCTATTATCATTTTTTCTTCTGATAATAATGTTCCTTGATTGTTTACATCTTCGGCTTGTATTTTTAAAACCTTTGCTTTTACAAAAGCATTGTTATTTAATGTTTTTGAATGTAATGACAATTCATTGTTGGATACAATCGATAAATTTTCATCTTTTTTAATATCTATTTCATTTTTTGCATCTATACTTATGTCATCAGATAAAATACTATCTTCTACATGTACTGATTGCGATATTGATTCTATTTTTATACTATTCTTAGCTTGGATTTTTTTGGTAGTTATTGTTCCATCTGCATTTAAAATTAAACTATTAGAAGCGATAACTTCAGGAGGTAAAGTAACCCCTACTCCTTTATCATTACTTATTAACACAATACTGTCTGCGTAAATTCCACCCAAAATTGAAGAATCAATTGAAATACCACTTCCACTTACTTCATTAGAGCTAATAACTCCATCTAAAGTAATGCTATTACTTCCTGTGACTACTTTTAAATCTTTTGCGTAAAACTTGGCATTTAAGATAAGTGCTTTTGAATAAAGTTCAACTTTGTTGATGTCACTCACATTAAAACCATCTCCTTCAATTAAAATATCGCCCTTGTTCACAGTAAAACCATTTACAAAACCATTTAAGTAATTACTACGCCCTGTGGTTAAAGTGACTTTATTCGTATTTATAAAACCTCCTCCATTAATAGTAATTCCATTAGGGTTTGCAACAATTACATCTGCTCTGCTTCCTGCTACTTCTGTATAACCTCTAAGCAAACTTTTTGATGTTCCTGTTACTTCATTTAATATAACTCTTGCATTGTTTTTAAGATTTGGATTAAATGCTATTTGTCCAGCTAATTGCGTTTTCACAATTACTTTTGAATTGTTTAAAATTAAACCACTTTTATTTACATTATAGGTTTTAAACTTATTGTGTGACATCCCTTTTGAATTTGGATTTACAATATCTACTATTTGTATTCCACTGGAGGACTTTAATAAAGTTGCTTGATTTTTAGCAGCTGCCGTTTTATCAACTTCAATAGAGGCTGCTAACATTAGGTTTGTAAAAATTAAGTTAAAACTTAAGATTAAAGATACTATTTGTTTTGCATTCATAGGGATTCTTTCTTTTGGGATTTTATTGAACATTCTTCAAGTGTATTATCAACTTCATCATGACAGTTATAAGTAAGGGCATCAAAGTATTTTTCACTTCTTTCTTGGATTCTTTTTTTAACACATTGTGAAAAGATCAATTCATCGGAGTTTTTATACTTAGGGGCAACTTTTTTGCAAATTGATTGATTAAAATATCTTGAATTATTAATCACTTCTCCCGTACCATTAAAATAGTTTAAATAATCATTTGCATATAAACCCCCACACTCATTGCTTGTACATAAAAAAGAGTGGTAATAGGTATCTAAAGTAGCGGAGCATTCATACACATCATTTTCGCTGGTTTCGTTTAGTTGTTTTAAGTTTTCTATGATGTCATAGTCATTTATCTTGCTAATCCATTTAGATGCTTTTGGGAAATATATACCTTCTTGGAAATGTATGAGTCCCGTATCTTCATCATAGAAACCTCCTCCATATGAAAACATCACTTTAAAAGCTTTATTCGTATCTAAAGTAATATTTCCAGAAGAATCATATTTAAGAATCTTAATAATTTTTCTATTTTCATCTAGTACCAGTTTTAAACTGTTCATTTTGTTATATATTAAAAAATATTCTTTTCCATTAACTTCCATACTACTTGCTAAAATGTCATTTTTATTTTTGTAATTATATTTCTGTAAAATTTTGTCATTTTTATCTAATACAAGATGTATTTGATTGTGAGCTAACCAAAGGTATTTTTCTTTGATTTTATTGTTTACTTTTTTTGCAGTAATTTTAAGATCTTTACTTAAAATATATTCAAGAGTTTTGTTCTTATATATTACTTTAATTAAATTATCCTTTTCATAGATAAAAGATATGTCTAAATCTTTTATCTTATGTACTAAAGGATATATTTTTGTTCTGTCTTGATTAAAGTAAAATAAAATGCCAATAAATAAGATAATAAATATGCTCAAAAGTATTTTTTTCATCCTTAAAACCTATATACCATATTCGCAGCTAAAAAACTTTTATTATTTTCCACATCATTTTTTTTCAAAGCAGTAGAATAAGAAAAATCAAAGGAGAGATTTTTATGAGATAATTTAACTCCAAAAGAATTTCCTAATAAGATTCCTCCATTAGTATCTTCTTCATTTTTTATATATCCTCCATCAATTGCAAGATAATAATTAGAAGTCAAACTTTTAAACCACTTCTCTTTCCCCCTATAAGAAAATTCATTTCTGTAGTAATATCCCGTATTTCCACTTAATCCTTCTTCTTTAAAACCTCTTACACTATAAGGTCCTCCAATACTTATTTGATTATTACTAAAAAGTGCATCTTTACTGTATTGAAGGTGCAAATCTAAATTGTATTTTATTGAAGCAATTTGTTTACTAAAGGTATAATCCAGACTGTATTTTTCAAATATTTCTTCTAAATCAGTTGGATTAAAATCACTAAACATATGCAAACCTTTTGTATAATACAAAGTAAGAGAATTATAAAAAGAAGAAGATTGATACAGATAGTTTAGGTTAAAACCGCCTTTTGACAAATTATAAGTGGATGTTTCAATAGTAGCTTCGTCAATATAGTTTTTACTTTTATAAGCATTAAGAAAAAAACCAAGACTAATTTTGTTATTTTGATTATGAAACACTTTATAGTTTAAATCAAAGTCATAGTTTTTACTTGAACCATGGGCCTCATATTCATTGAATGAAGCTTTAATTAATTGCAAATATCTGGATTTAGAATAAGAAAATGTATAACGAAGCCGCCCCAGTGCCAAAGTATAAGCATAAGAATTTCCTTTTGAATATTCTTGTTTATTATGATGACTACTGCTGTTAAAACCTACAGAGAACTTGTCTCCAAAACCAACTAAATTATCAACATTTAGCGTTCCACTCCCTTGGTATTTTCCTGTATTTTTCTC is a window of Campylobacteraceae bacterium DNA encoding:
- a CDS encoding hemagglutinin repeat-containing protein codes for the protein MNAKQIVSLILSFNLIFTNLMLAASIEVDKTAAAKNQATLLKSSSGIQIVDIVNPNSKGMSHNKFKTYNVNKSGLILNNSKVIVKTQLAGQIAFNPNLKNNARVILNEVTGTSKSLLRGYTEVAGSRADVIVANPNGITINGGGFINTNKVTLTTGRSNYLNGFVNGFTVNKGDILIEGDGFNVSDINKVELYSKALILNAKFYAKDLKVVTGSNSITLDGVISSNEVSGSGISIDSSILGGIYADSIVLISNDKGVGVTLPPEVIASNSLILNADGTITTKKIQAKNSIKIESISQSVHVEDSILSDDISIDAKNEIDIKKDENLSIVSNNELSLHSKTLNNNAFVKAKVLKIQAEDVNNQGTLLSEEKMIIEATTLRNSETIESKGEAELYIKDLLVNDKIISSASNLVIAKNDKNEKLEKLINNNTIHSEKNLNIDAKILENEGYIYSGYDKNLGNVDNSTKAEINVDTLTNNGFITANDLNITATKVIDNKGALYSRNNLLVKAKELNNYETIRSNKDIDLLIENSLNNENMIYADGTITLASNEARDKKNTINNTGIIQAEGDINIFAKVLNNTANAVEVTNTNTSTSRKSGSGNNYDLITKTTKSQVLNINTLDPSLILSDGNINIDVETLNNLYSLIASNKDITLNANTVNNVGKVIVSTITTVTKKYRSERYCSWGGPSGSCFKHKNRAAYRGTTTSTTTTKTPIVNFGIQAKNSISGNVINLKNVSDQLAGSLSNSEISTKQAVIDLLSNRSTSLQDLNKVLDTSIREAISLINSQEDLETLASNVETQEDLDVFKSDLNSYKDNLGAIIQNDETTIVSLGTSLEDIKNNNTSNVSLEDINSIENTIESLKENIVLNKKNLSDFENLNDLILTVEDVANNKQSLIDIEDSIKTIYTSNEESLTSLGNKGNITNIVSSLESRENTLRDEVNLALSLQSDIKYKIISKDEGLYQTNSSTSTKTVDDAIKSDPSAAINEIFVPSSKFGIFVKITKPGHKFLIESNPLFTNYKIFLSSNYMLSKLNLDPEKIIKRLGDAMYETNFVRDSIIKATGSRFLSGFSSDISQFQALMDNAILEEKNLNLSFGVSLSKEQVALLDNNIVWLEEKMVAGELVLVPQVYLATNVKTADGVKLEATNIALNIEETLINDSKISASEEININARDITNQAGIIKANKDINLKASNAINNISGKIISEENITLEAKMINILRASSKVTNKYAQGEENLSLKGQESFIQAKGNIELKANNDINIVSSKLTADENIDLGSKDGNINISSLESVEDYSFKFSNGYSKGKSIKNLASSIEAKNINLDANNLVIKSSKLSAKETISLEGVKDINILAANDLEYTDTKIKTSSGFMGSKTTRDMNYKETVVSSKLDATNIIMSSDQNIVLEAANLKAQETIKIDAKKDIIISAKEYKEGSLHEVSKSSWGGLKKSYALDKHDALKLNEANLKAQAKNIELTSGNDINILASNLDAAQDLKITALNEVNVLAGEELEANKKIREKSSFNILGLLNIIPGVDMGPIYSQEIDKNEKYDAKIKSSSLTAGSNISIDSGSTKIVASNLSANDDVKILADTGKIEILSGKEKLDVSTLQKKIEIKISNIMDMVSSLFEQAGDTENTKIKINLASATYDKEAEVTSQSTNIKSNITSKDANIVLDATDDVNIVASNLSAGETIAIKSEVGNINIIEDVDTKKISKKETHAKAEINLTIQNEYAEIATAAKALIESKKQLSKVKKDYSNYKKEVKKLNNILSNLKQEYKNKAVGIDKDDISDLIDLLDDLNDDKKFYTMAIAAAAVDVTTKALGVAKQMATAAQSSGTYGFSAGLSFDLEGSKTKSEDENIKSIASQLKAKNIVLITDKDSNTNVNISGSNIVAQENIVIETKDLFVSSSTDTTQNKKETKDISGSVSMTMYGASSGPTISLGFGKQNNESDSLKHNNSQLKAKNITIEAKNDAIFEGANIDANEALVVNVGNDLVLKSQRNQSSSNSKGFNVSASMSLGASSSDAGQDASGNSTVASRTTANQQVGARTGNGEVSGGNASYGVNQGRTKTKQTVLSTLTGNTVDINVGNNTHIKGSLIAAGLFDKNNTFADNENLNLNTKTLSYENSSNTTFNSGQGVTVGAGDSTVSLKLNNELGFSKTKSLATLGKGNIQISDKENSDDLSALNTDTSKLVKDLYKSSTGVKVDATLDTRILSEEGRASIQEDFERSSRLLQAIGDVATKDSIILGDTFDHILDVQKDLDVQKELSLKDNGKLIAILDDKNRDKYTQKERDSAINEYAQIYAKHYEISIENAKSAIISDKYGAVYATQDNSSSKIFIDDVKNKGALDTANVMGHEIAHVRINQGQTRERTGDLAEEYGDTFGKYSSEGMEFSSETYNNVNLNTNPSSKPIIRTTQAVDTLVDNTKDYFNDKAKADVSNGKMDDSVIPGAAYIRWLALGGKVSVSELLNQEARQDIRIVELTGKKLFNQGKEVIEMAKNLPKTIAFLYDHPEEIKKLPSFLQEAIVQYIKQLGDNAKDIGKGLLTNNSKAIESQAQAEASLIADLATTIAGAGIGKLAVVGGKVVVGKSVLIAKKFEISKVHIEAKKTNFKDGNGKWIYPNNKKDFDAIPGTIKDNTLQKGDILVRYVNKDSLKHYDGEYNLANDKNGTYTTKPGESWESLSLPGKKEDYVAYKIEVLEDIPTKQSLVSPWFDQVGGGVQNKFDKSISELAKVSLTETPKLKLIGEYK
- a CDS encoding ShlB/FhaC/HecB family hemolysin secretion/activation protein, which translates into the protein MKTLLPFIYLLIITPFILPAISTLPDIAKQQKILNNEKKAFDRIEKQKSNQILHFKIEKPILSVEEDKHCFITKEIEENTLTLLSKEEKDSVFSKYIHKCNGMKGLKNLTNELTSLYIKKGFITSKVYLKPQNISSGLVKIHAIEGKISEFSNKDLEIQMAFFLQEKKNLNLRDLEIGIENLNSLSSNHAKLKLKPSSSIGSTIIEIENKKTSPLNGYLMFNNYGEKNTGKYQGSGTLNVDNLVGFGDKFSVGFNSSSHHNKQEYSKGNSYAYTLALGRLRYTFSYSKSRYLQLIKASFNEYEAHGSSKNYDFDLNYKVFHNQNNKISLGFFLNAYKSKNYIDEATIETSTYNLSKGGFNLNYLYQSSSFYNSLTLYYTKGLHMFSDFNPTDLEEIFEKYSLDYTFSKQIASIKYNLDLHLQYSKDALFSNNQISIGGPYSVRGFKEEGLSGNTGYYYRNEFSYRGKEKWFKSLTSNYYLAIDGGYIKNEEDTNGGILLGNSFGVKLSHKNLSFDFSYSTALKKNDVENNKSFLAANMVYRF